ATAGTTTTTCCATTATGGATATTCGGCGAAATTATGGTTGCAAAAAAAACAAAGCCACAAATTTTTTTACACTTATTTGTTTCAATTTTTACTTGTTGTATTGTTGTTGTACCTTGGCTTTGGTATATAAACAGGGAATTTCCAAATGAGGCAATTTATGTTTTTAAGAAATTTATTTTTGCTTATAATAAAACATTAGAACAGCACAAAGGTCCATTTTACTATTACTTTCAAAATGTTGGAATGGTCTATGGTGAAATAATCTGGATACCAATATTAATCTCTATTTATCAAATAATAAAAAGGCAGATAAATTGGAGAATGATATTATTAAATATATGGTGGATAATTCCATTTGTAATTTTTTCCTTAGCAGCAACCAAGAGACCAACTTATTTATTGCTATGCGCACCAGCTATGTTCATTATTCTATCCTATTATTGGTTTTATATTCGCGAAAAGAATGTTAAAAAGAAAGTGATAAGAAATATTATACTTGCATTTTTGATGGTACTGCCAATTAGATATTGTATTGAAAGAGTAAAGCCATTTACTGATATCGAAAGAAATCCTAAATGGGCATTAGAATTAAAACAAATGAAAAATAAATATGATAGTAAGACGATCATCATCAACGATGAACATGCAATAGAGGGAATGTATTATACAGATTATATTTTTTATGCTCGTATTCCAAATAATGATGAACTTGAAAATTTACAAAAAAAAGGATATAAGGTAATTTTCAAAAAAAGTGATAATTAAAAAAAACAGCATACAATAAATAAGGCTTCGTTTGGCTTCAGCCCAATCCCGACATACGGCGGGACAGGCTATGAAGACGCGTTGTACAGCCTGCCCCGCCTCCGGCGGGGAAATCCAGTGCTGGCCGCACATCCTATTAGTTTCTTTTATATTGAAATTGATTGACTTTCTTAGTTGGCGGGCTTGATATTTTCAGGGGAGTGGCCAGACTTTTTATAATAAACAAGGCCATGCCAGATGGAAAGAATGGGCTGAAAGAGACTGCAAATATGTTTTGTATGATACCGAAGTCCAAACACTGCAAACTTAAAATCACTCAACGAGGGTGTTTCTGATTTACGTGCCAGCAAAGCCAGATAGCGGTTTATCTCTTTCTCGCTGATATGCTGCGGTGGCTTGCCAAAGTATAAACTC
This genomic stretch from Bacteroidota bacterium harbors:
- a CDS encoding glycosyltransferase family 39 protein — protein: MSNIILGIAIIVICTIICLIALRFYKHKKYSIVLMLILFVGLILRIYVSNDSYLHAWDERYHALVAKNLIKHPLKPTLYDNPVLSYDYNNWVANHIWLDKGPIPLWVIAISINILGNTDIAVRIPSIIISLISIYLTFLIGTLLFDKKVGLLAAFFHSINGLIIEVAGGRVSSDHVETFFIFFIELAVLISIIAIIKKKGILFSALIGAIIGLAILCKWSPALIVFPLWIFGEIMVAKKTKPQIFLHLFVSIFTCCIVVVPWLWYINREFPNEAIYVFKKFIFAYNKTLEQHKGPFYYYFQNVGMVYGEIIWIPILISIYQIIKRQINWRMILLNIWWIIPFVIFSLAATKRPTYLLLCAPAMFIILSYYWFYIREKNVKKKVIRNIILAFLMVLPIRYCIERVKPFTDIERNPKWALELKQMKNKYDSKTIIINDEHAIEGMYYTDYIFYARIPNNDELENLQKKGYKVIFKKSDN
- a CDS encoding phage integrase N-terminal SAM-like domain-containing protein; this encodes MEKATSKLRKKLFSIEEQACHEIHDFGKLFQELQDKIVLSGQSKSTLNNYALKLAQVSLYFGKPPQHISEKEINRYLALLARKSETPSLSDFKFAVFGLRYHTKHICSLFQPILSIWHGLVYYKKSGHSPENIKPAN